One genomic segment of Chelonia mydas isolate rCheMyd1 chromosome 1, rCheMyd1.pri.v2, whole genome shotgun sequence includes these proteins:
- the PLXNA4 gene encoding plexin-A4 isoform X2 — MSAAMWKWTCLISHLLLSTVMPSLGRQQPPHPKRPFATFPGEQAEGTFNHLVVDEKTGHIYLGAVNRIYKLSNDLKVLVTHQTGPDEDNPKCYPPRIVQTCNEPLTLTNNINKMLLIDYKENRLIACGSLYQGICKLLRLEDLFKLGEPFHKKEHYLSGVNESGSVFGVIVSYSNMDDKLFIATAVDGKPEYFPTISSRKLTKNSEADGMFAYVFHDEFVASMIKIPSDTFTIIPDFDIYYIYGFSSGNFVYFLTLQPEMISPPGSTTKEQVYTSKLVRLCKEDTAFNSYVEVPIGCEKNGVEYRLLQAAYLSKAGAILARSLGASPDDDILFTVFSKGQKRKMKSLDESALCIFILKKINDRIKERLQSCYRGEGTLDLAWLKVKDIPCSSALLTIDDNFCGLDMNAPLGVSEMVRGLPIFTEDGDRMTSVIAYVYKNHSLAFVGTKSGKMKKKYQACQVWSCLPCSRGGLPWRTKICSLGTVSVRN, encoded by the exons atgtcGGCAGCCATGTGGAAATGGACTTGCCTGATTTCCCACCTGCTCCTATCTACCGTGATGCCATCCCTTGGTAGGCAACAGCCACCTCATCCAAAGAGGCCCTTTGCCACTTTCCCCGGAGAGCAGGCAGAGGGGACTTTTAACCACCTGGTGGTTGATGAAAAAACTGGGCACATTTACTTGGGGGCTGTCAACAGGATCTACAAACTCTCCAATGACCTAAAAGTTCTGGTGACCCACCAGACTGGTCCAGATGAAGATAACCCAAAGTGCTATCCTCCCAGGATAGTCCAGACTTGCAATGAACCCTTGACTCTCACTAACAATATCAACAAGATGCTCCTGATAGACTACAAGGAGAACAGGTTGATCGCCTGTGGGAGCCTTTACCAGGGGATCTGCAAGCTGTTGAGGCTGGAGGACCTCTTCAAGCTGGGAGAGCCCTTCCATAAGAAGGAGCATTATCTCTCTGGGGTAAACGAGAGTGGCTCTGTTTTTGGAGTCATTGTTTCTTACAGCAACATGGATGACAAGCTGTTCATCGCCACGGCCGTGGACGGCAAGCCCGAGTACTTCCCCACCATCTCCAGCAGAAAGCTCACCAAGAACTCCGAGGCGGATGGGATGTTTGCTTATGTCTTTCATGACGAGTTCGTGGCCTCCATGATCAAGATCCCCTCAGACACGTTCACTATCATACCTGACTTCGACATCTACTACATCTACGGCTTCAGCAGCGGCAACTTTGTCTACTTTCTGACCCTGCAGCCTGAGATGATCTCCCCGCCTGGCTCCACCACCAAGGAGCAGGTCTACACCTCCAAGCTGGTCCGGCTCTGCAAGGAGGACACAGCCTTCAACTCCTATGTTGAGGTGCCCATTGGCTGCGAGAAGAACGGGGTGGAGTACCGGCTTCTCCAAGCAGCCTATTTATCCAAGGCAGGTGCCATCTTGGCCAGGTCCTTGGGTGCCAGCCCAGATGACGATATCCTCTTCACAGTCTTCTCCAAGGGGCAGAAGAGGAAAATGAAGTCCTTGGATGAGTCTGCTTTGTGCATCTTCATCCTGAAAAAGATCAACGACCGCATCAAAGAAAGGCTTCAGTCCTGCTACAGGGGAGAGGGGACCTTAGATCTGGCCTGGCTCAAAGTCAAGGACATTCCCTGTAGCAGCGCG CTGTTAACAATTGATGACAATTTCTGTGGCCTGGATATGAATGCCCCTCTGGGAGTATCGGAGATGGTGCGAGGACTCCCCATCTTCACCGAAGATGGGGACAGGATGACATCTGTGATCGCCTATGTCTACAAGAACCACTCACTGGCATTCGTGGGCACCAAGAGTGGCAAGATGAAAAAG AAATATCAGGCATGTCAAGTCTGGTCCTGCCTTCCCTGTTCACGTGGAGGTCTGCCCTGGAGGACCAAGATATGTTCATTGGGAACTGTTTCAGTCCGTAATTAA